From one Paenibacillus terrae HPL-003 genomic stretch:
- the arcD gene encoding arginine-ornithine antiporter yields the protein MGEEKKLGLFTLTALVVGSMIGGGAFNLASDMAKEAGAGAIMIGWVITGIGMIALGLSFQNLTKKRPDLDGGIFSYAKAGFGNFMGFNSAWGYWVAAWLGNVAYATLLFSSLGYFFPIFDGGQNIASIIGASILLWCVHLLILRGVQSAALINLVTTIAKLVPVFVFIIVGIFAFRIHVFVDGFWGQGGTFTWGAVGSQIKSTMLVTVWVFTGVEGAVVLSSRAKNKSDVGKATVIGLIGTLIVYVLITLLSLGLMQQADIANLKNPAMAYLFESVVGKWGAAFINLGLVISASGAWLGWTLLASEIPYLAAKDGIFPKWFAKENKNKAPVNSLWITNGLIQLFLLTFIISDKAYHFAFSLASSAILVPYVFSAFYQLKHSLRSNEKGRTINIVIGTVASIYGIWLVYAAGLNYLLLAMTLYAPGIFIYYKLQKQNNPKQVFTQVELILSVAIAALAVFTIYELVAGNFAI from the coding sequence GTGGGTGAAGAAAAGAAATTGGGATTATTTACTTTAACAGCTCTTGTTGTCGGTTCGATGATAGGCGGTGGAGCATTTAACTTGGCCAGTGATATGGCCAAAGAAGCCGGAGCCGGAGCGATTATGATTGGGTGGGTGATCACAGGCATCGGAATGATTGCACTTGGATTATCCTTTCAGAATTTAACTAAAAAAAGGCCGGATTTGGATGGTGGTATTTTTAGTTACGCGAAAGCTGGATTTGGAAATTTTATGGGGTTTAATAGCGCGTGGGGGTATTGGGTAGCCGCATGGCTCGGGAATGTAGCTTACGCAACTTTACTATTTAGTTCATTAGGCTATTTTTTTCCCATTTTTGATGGGGGTCAAAATATAGCATCAATCATTGGTGCGAGTATCTTGCTCTGGTGTGTTCACCTGCTGATTTTACGAGGCGTACAATCGGCAGCGCTTATAAATCTAGTAACTACAATCGCAAAATTAGTACCTGTGTTTGTATTTATTATTGTAGGAATCTTTGCTTTTCGAATCCATGTATTCGTAGACGGATTTTGGGGACAAGGCGGTACTTTTACTTGGGGGGCGGTAGGCAGCCAAATCAAAAGCACAATGCTTGTAACGGTCTGGGTATTTACTGGTGTTGAAGGGGCTGTTGTCCTATCTAGCCGTGCAAAAAATAAAAGTGATGTCGGGAAAGCGACAGTCATTGGATTGATAGGAACGCTTATCGTTTACGTATTGATTACATTATTATCTCTCGGGCTTATGCAGCAAGCGGATATTGCTAATTTAAAAAATCCAGCTATGGCCTATTTATTTGAAAGTGTTGTTGGAAAATGGGGGGCTGCATTTATTAACCTAGGCTTGGTTATTTCCGCCTCAGGCGCTTGGCTAGGGTGGACTTTACTCGCATCTGAAATTCCATATTTAGCCGCTAAAGATGGTATATTTCCAAAGTGGTTTGCGAAAGAGAATAAAAATAAAGCCCCTGTAAATTCATTATGGATTACCAATGGTTTAATTCAACTTTTTTTATTAACCTTCATTATTTCGGATAAAGCGTATCATTTTGCGTTTTCTCTAGCATCCTCCGCTATTTTAGTTCCTTATGTGTTTTCAGCATTTTATCAATTGAAGCATAGCTTGCGATCAAACGAAAAAGGCCGAACCATCAATATAGTCATTGGGACCGTTGCAAGTATTTATGGGATTTGGTTAGTTTATGCGGCTGGGTTAAATTACTTGTTATTAGCAATGACCTTATATGCACCAGGCATTTTTATCTATTATAAGCTGCAAAAGCAAAATAATCCAAAGCAAGTATTTACTCAGGTGGAACTGATATTATCTGTTGCTATTGCTGCTTTGGCCGTATTCACAATCTATGAATTAGTTGCGGGGAACTTTGCGATTTAA
- the argF gene encoding ornithine carbamoyltransferase, with translation MGKTNSSLKGRSFLAEIDFTEEELLYLLDLAADLKEKKKNGTPHRYLEGKNIALLFEKTSTRTRCAFTVACTDLGAHPEYLGKGDIQLGKKESVEDTAKVLGRMFDGIEFRGFAHKTVESLAEHSGVPVWNGLTDMWHPTQTLADLLTIQEHIGHLRNVKLVYVGDGRNNVANSLLVGGSIVGMDVRICAPKSLWPAQEVIYLAKKCSDQVMVTSSIEEAVAGADVIYTDVWVSMGEEDKFAERIELLSPYQVNMQMIKETGNKDVIFLHCLPAFHDLETTYGKETYEKHGLREMEVTDEVFRSKHSKVFDQAENRMHTIKAVLAATLGNME, from the coding sequence ATGGGAAAAACTAATTCAAGCTTAAAAGGCAGAAGTTTTCTTGCAGAGATCGATTTTACAGAAGAGGAATTGTTATATTTGCTTGATTTAGCAGCAGATTTAAAAGAGAAAAAGAAAAATGGCACTCCCCATCGTTATTTGGAAGGCAAAAATATAGCCCTTTTATTTGAAAAAACTTCTACCCGTACACGGTGTGCATTTACAGTAGCTTGTACAGATTTAGGAGCGCATCCCGAATATTTGGGTAAAGGTGATATTCAGCTTGGTAAAAAAGAATCCGTAGAAGACACGGCGAAAGTGTTGGGCCGCATGTTTGACGGAATTGAGTTCCGCGGGTTTGCTCATAAAACAGTGGAATCTTTGGCTGAGCATTCGGGTGTACCGGTGTGGAACGGTCTAACGGATATGTGGCATCCAACCCAAACGCTCGCGGATTTATTAACCATCCAGGAACATATAGGGCATTTGCGAAATGTGAAGCTCGTTTATGTTGGCGATGGCCGAAACAATGTTGCTAATAGCTTATTAGTGGGTGGTTCAATCGTTGGAATGGATGTTCGGATTTGTGCGCCAAAATCATTATGGCCAGCACAAGAAGTCATTTATTTGGCCAAAAAATGTAGTGACCAGGTAATGGTAACCAGTAGTATTGAAGAGGCTGTTGCGGGCGCAGATGTAATCTACACAGATGTTTGGGTATCTATGGGGGAAGAAGATAAATTTGCCGAGCGTATTGAGCTGCTTTCACCTTATCAAGTAAATATGCAAATGATCAAAGAAACAGGGAATAAGGATGTGATTTTTCTACATTGTTTACCTGCATTTCATGATCTGGAAACAACGTATGGAAAAGAAACTTACGAAAAACATGGATTGAGAGAAATGGAAGTAACCGATGAGGTATTCCGCAGCAAGCATTCCAAAGTATTCGATCAAGCTGAAAATAGAATGCATACCATTAAAGCAGTTTTAGCAGCTACGTTAGGAAATATGGAGTAA
- the arcC gene encoding carbamate kinase, whose product MARRKIVVALGGNAIQSVDATAQAQQEALEKTAEQLVKIIENDVDIVIVHGNGPQVGNILLQQKAAESEKTPAMPLDTCGAMSQGMIGYWMGNAIAKVLRKRNINKDVVTIVTRVVVDEKDEAFNNPTKPIGPFYTEDEAREVMKETKVVFKEDAGRGWRRVVPSPTPVSILEYKVIDSLVNDGNIVIAVGGGGIPIIHSHEGLTGTEAVIDKDFAAQKLAELVGADTLVILTAVDFVYVNFNKPNQKRLELVTSDELEGYIKEQHFAAGSMLPKIEAAVHFVNTNSERKAIITSLEKVYEALEGKTGTVISKQEGSVHV is encoded by the coding sequence ATGGCACGCAGAAAAATTGTAGTGGCACTAGGCGGGAATGCGATACAATCCGTGGATGCTACGGCACAGGCACAACAAGAAGCATTAGAAAAAACAGCGGAGCAACTTGTAAAAATCATAGAAAATGATGTGGATATCGTTATTGTCCATGGGAATGGTCCGCAAGTAGGAAATATTTTATTACAGCAAAAAGCGGCGGAATCGGAAAAAACCCCCGCAATGCCGCTGGATACTTGTGGTGCGATGAGTCAAGGAATGATTGGCTATTGGATGGGAAATGCGATTGCAAAAGTATTGAGAAAACGAAATATAAATAAAGATGTGGTAACAATCGTAACCAGAGTGGTTGTCGATGAAAAAGATGAAGCATTTAATAATCCCACCAAACCAATCGGGCCTTTTTATACAGAGGACGAAGCAAGAGAGGTCATGAAGGAAACAAAAGTGGTATTTAAAGAAGATGCAGGAAGAGGATGGAGACGAGTTGTACCGTCACCAACACCTGTAAGCATTCTTGAATATAAAGTGATTGATTCTTTGGTGAATGATGGAAATATCGTCATTGCTGTTGGAGGTGGCGGAATTCCGATCATTCATTCTCATGAAGGATTGACAGGGACTGAAGCGGTTATTGATAAAGACTTCGCCGCCCAGAAATTAGCTGAATTAGTAGGTGCCGATACGCTTGTCATTTTAACTGCAGTTGATTTTGTGTATGTGAATTTTAATAAGCCCAATCAAAAAAGGTTAGAGCTTGTAACCAGTGATGAATTAGAAGGATATATAAAGGAACAACATTTTGCAGCGGGAAGTATGCTTCCCAAAATTGAAGCTGCGGTTCATTTTGTGAATACAAATTCAGAACGAAAGGCCATTATTACTTCCTTAGAGAAGGTATATGAAGCATTAGAAGGAAAAACAGGTACGGTTATTTCTAAACAAGAGGGATCAGTGCATGTATAA